One genomic window of Marinobacter adhaerens HP15 includes the following:
- a CDS encoding DUF4381 domain-containing protein — translation MNPQDPLSQLRDIHLPETGGLWPPAPGWWVLAILLIAVLAALVWLFIRRRQRNRWFRSARAELARLERSAATTPAWFTQLNTLLKQAARERYPEQHPEALTGDAWVEFLLKTAPKDRVASRPVAEALVHSAWRPEVSTKPADALAFARLWLGGQKC, via the coding sequence ATGAACCCGCAGGATCCACTCAGCCAGCTTCGGGACATTCACCTGCCTGAAACAGGGGGCCTCTGGCCTCCGGCGCCAGGTTGGTGGGTATTGGCCATTTTGCTCATTGCTGTGCTTGCTGCCCTGGTCTGGCTGTTTATCCGGCGGAGACAAAGAAACCGGTGGTTCCGCTCCGCTCGGGCCGAACTCGCCAGACTGGAACGATCAGCAGCCACTACCCCCGCGTGGTTCACACAACTGAACACCCTGCTGAAGCAGGCCGCCCGCGAGCGCTACCCGGAACAGCACCCGGAAGCGCTGACCGGCGATGCCTGGGTGGAATTCCTGTTAAAGACCGCCCCGAAGGACCGGGTTGCCTCCAGACCGGTTGCCGAGGCTCTGGTTCACAGTGCCTGGCGACCTGAGGTTTCAACCAAGCCGGCCGACGCCCTGGCGTTCGCCCGTTTGTGGCTGGGAGGTCAGAAATGCTGA
- a CDS encoding DUF58 domain-containing protein encodes MGNTEAITHIGLPDLIRLQADARALKLPSARPVRTRQAGLQRSPQRGRGMAFAEVRLYQPGDDIRSIDWRVTARRQEPHTKLYEEERERPVLLLCDLGPSLFFASTGAFKQVRCAQIASILAWLALWSGDQVGGIVFNDEALRVLRPARRKKSVLRLLDTLDELQRRDNRGPEQNEPSGQSRLDMALTEARRVAHTGSRIFVISDFLDISQETGTLLGALARHNGVSALRVVDPLEKELPKSGRFAIAGPDGPVWFDAGNPRFQRAWHEKVTNHEHRLAECFRTSGVTMAEVSTANDPAATLKLLLGPGGRIG; translated from the coding sequence ATGGGCAACACCGAAGCAATAACGCACATCGGCCTACCGGATCTGATCCGCCTGCAGGCAGACGCACGGGCACTGAAACTGCCCTCTGCCCGCCCGGTGCGGACGCGTCAGGCCGGCTTGCAGCGCTCGCCGCAACGAGGCCGGGGCATGGCGTTTGCCGAGGTACGGTTGTACCAGCCCGGGGACGACATCCGTAGCATCGACTGGCGGGTAACGGCGCGGCGCCAGGAGCCCCATACCAAGCTTTATGAGGAGGAACGGGAACGGCCCGTTCTTCTTCTTTGCGATCTCGGCCCAAGCCTGTTTTTTGCCAGTACCGGCGCCTTCAAGCAGGTTCGTTGCGCACAGATCGCCTCCATTCTGGCCTGGCTGGCACTCTGGTCGGGCGATCAGGTAGGTGGCATTGTCTTTAACGACGAGGCCCTGAGAGTGCTTCGCCCGGCGCGGCGGAAGAAATCAGTGCTGCGACTGCTGGATACTCTCGATGAACTGCAAAGAAGGGATAATCGAGGGCCGGAACAAAACGAGCCGTCCGGCCAGAGCCGCCTGGACATGGCACTGACCGAGGCTCGCAGGGTGGCCCATACCGGTAGCCGGATTTTCGTGATCAGCGATTTCCTGGATATCTCACAGGAGACGGGCACCCTGCTCGGCGCGCTCGCCCGCCATAACGGCGTCAGCGCCCTGAGGGTCGTGGATCCATTGGAAAAAGAGCTGCCGAAAAGCGGACGCTTTGCGATAGCCGGCCCGGACGGACCGGTATGGTTCGATGCCGGAAACCCCCGGTTCCAGAGGGCCTGGCACGAGAAAGTCACCAACCATGAACACCGGCTGGCAGAGTGTTTCCGTACCTCCGGCGTTACCATGGCAGAAGTGTCCACGGCGAATGACCCCGCAGCGACCCTCAAATTGCTGCTGGGACCCGGAGGCCGCATAGGATGA
- a CDS encoding VWA domain-containing protein, which translates to MWADFHFLRPLWLLLILLIPILYLAFRQLRMGDSGWSRLIPARLLSPLIRHNGSSGQSNKSPLVPASLALIILSLALAGPAWREAPTPLKQPGDSLVIALDLSLSMLATDVEPDRLTRAKRKIRDILELREGSLTGLLVFSGDAHVVTPLTDDSRTIEGMLNVLDPVIMPATGNRADLAVARAKALLEQGAPGEGRILLITDSLNDDYEGTIRDTLSGTGYALNTLVVGTENGGPIPLARRGFIRENGDIVISRAEPEALAALARSSGGQSHELTLDDTDIEALDLSPRDSDDWQDSEDGLTVNRWQDDGYWLLWLALPLVLMGWRRGALSALALILLPVWPQPAAAISWEELWQREDQRAPALIQDNPESAARQLEDPEWRGSALYRSGKFDSAAEAFARKQGPRASYNRGNALARAGKLEEALAAYDAALNAAPDMEDALHNRKIVEELLNQEQQNQDGNQDNNQQESRNSQGDGSNQQQNRQGQNGNNESENPGSQGNSQQQNPENNESSSDTENQQGGQTAEQNQQQAGERGDPEQASGEQETPSGQSPAPAPISETPLTQSQEQWLRRVPDNPGGLLQRKFLQQYQQRQTPSDEGDTPW; encoded by the coding sequence ATGTGGGCTGACTTCCATTTCCTGCGCCCGCTCTGGCTGCTGTTAATCCTGCTGATACCGATACTGTATCTTGCATTCCGGCAACTCCGCATGGGCGACAGCGGATGGTCCCGGCTTATTCCGGCCCGCCTGCTCTCGCCCCTGATTCGTCACAACGGCAGCTCGGGCCAGTCGAACAAGTCACCTCTGGTTCCGGCCTCTTTGGCCCTGATCATTCTGTCCCTGGCCCTGGCCGGACCGGCCTGGCGGGAGGCACCGACACCGCTGAAACAACCCGGCGATAGCCTCGTGATCGCACTGGACCTTTCACTGTCCATGCTGGCAACGGACGTGGAGCCTGATCGACTGACCCGGGCCAAACGGAAGATCCGGGATATTCTCGAGCTTCGGGAAGGCAGCCTGACCGGCCTGCTCGTCTTTTCCGGCGATGCCCACGTGGTGACACCGCTGACCGATGATAGCCGTACGATTGAGGGCATGCTCAACGTGCTGGACCCGGTGATCATGCCGGCGACAGGCAACCGGGCCGATCTCGCCGTTGCCCGCGCAAAGGCATTGCTGGAACAAGGCGCACCGGGCGAAGGTCGCATCCTGTTAATCACCGACAGCCTCAACGACGACTACGAAGGTACCATTCGGGACACGCTTTCCGGCACCGGATACGCGCTCAATACCCTGGTCGTCGGCACCGAGAACGGAGGCCCCATTCCCCTCGCCCGGCGCGGTTTCATACGGGAGAACGGCGACATTGTCATCAGTCGTGCTGAACCCGAAGCGCTGGCGGCACTCGCCCGCAGCAGCGGCGGCCAGAGCCATGAGCTGACCCTGGACGACACCGATATTGAAGCGCTCGACCTGAGCCCGCGGGACAGTGACGACTGGCAGGATTCCGAGGACGGCCTGACGGTCAATCGCTGGCAGGATGACGGTTACTGGTTGCTCTGGCTCGCGCTGCCGCTGGTTTTGATGGGATGGCGCCGGGGGGCTCTCAGTGCGCTTGCTTTGATCCTGCTGCCGGTCTGGCCGCAGCCGGCAGCCGCCATAAGCTGGGAAGAACTCTGGCAGAGGGAAGATCAGCGAGCTCCCGCCTTGATTCAGGACAACCCGGAATCAGCCGCCCGCCAGCTTGAAGACCCGGAATGGCGGGGCTCTGCCCTCTATCGTTCCGGCAAGTTCGACAGCGCCGCCGAAGCGTTTGCGCGCAAACAGGGTCCCCGTGCCAGTTACAACCGGGGCAATGCCCTGGCCCGTGCCGGAAAACTGGAAGAGGCCCTGGCTGCCTATGATGCGGCGCTGAACGCAGCGCCTGACATGGAAGACGCCCTTCACAACCGGAAAATTGTCGAGGAACTTCTGAATCAGGAACAGCAGAACCAGGACGGCAACCAGGATAACAACCAACAGGAGTCCCGGAACTCCCAGGGCGACGGCAGTAATCAGCAACAAAACCGTCAGGGCCAGAACGGAAACAATGAAAGCGAGAATCCCGGCAGTCAGGGGAACAGTCAACAGCAGAACCCGGAAAACAACGAGTCTTCTTCCGACACGGAGAATCAGCAAGGCGGCCAGACGGCTGAACAGAATCAACAGCAGGCGGGCGAGCGCGGAGATCCCGAGCAGGCTTCCGGGGAGCAGGAAACCCCGTCCGGCCAGTCCCCGGCACCCGCCCCTATCTCTGAAACACCGCTGACCCAGAGCCAGGAGCAGTGGCTCAGGCGCGTCCCTGACAATCCGGGCGGATTATTACAGCGCAAATTTCTGCAGCAGTATCAACAACGCCAGACTCCATCCGATGAGGGCGATACACCATGGTAA
- a CDS encoding vWA domain-containing protein: protein MLNLAWPWALVLVLLPLILKWRKPGAQSVDAPVLPVGHWLSDLPGVSRRGNAVPLWQQLLLFLMWTLLVVALARPQHVGEQVQMPVSGRDLMLVVDISPSMDEQDMVLQGRSINRLQAVKRVLDDFISRRQGDRLGLILFGTEPYVQAPLTFDLETVRTLMREAGLGMAGRATAIGDAVGLATKRLRNRPQDQRVVVLLTDGANTAGEITPDKATEIAAAASIRLYTIGIGAESMVQRGLLGSRRVNPSRDLDENLLTRMAQQTGGEYFRARSLPELELIYESIDRLEPIELEGKFYRPVTELYVWPAGLAVILWLALFLVRHGRELVAETRRSKEEKTHVG from the coding sequence ATGCTGAATCTCGCCTGGCCCTGGGCACTGGTTCTGGTGCTCTTGCCCCTGATTCTCAAATGGCGCAAGCCCGGAGCGCAATCGGTCGACGCGCCCGTGTTGCCGGTTGGCCACTGGCTGTCGGACCTGCCCGGTGTCAGTCGTCGTGGCAATGCCGTACCGCTCTGGCAGCAACTGTTGCTGTTCCTGATGTGGACGCTTCTGGTGGTTGCCCTGGCACGGCCGCAGCATGTGGGCGAGCAGGTTCAGATGCCAGTTTCCGGCCGGGATCTCATGCTGGTCGTCGACATTTCCCCCAGCATGGATGAGCAGGATATGGTCCTTCAGGGCCGGAGTATTAATCGATTGCAGGCGGTCAAGCGCGTGCTTGATGACTTTATCTCCCGCCGCCAGGGTGACCGGCTAGGTCTGATCCTGTTCGGCACCGAGCCCTACGTACAGGCGCCGCTCACCTTCGATCTGGAGACGGTCAGAACCCTGATGCGTGAGGCGGGCCTTGGCATGGCCGGGCGCGCCACGGCCATTGGCGACGCCGTGGGCCTGGCAACCAAACGCCTGAGAAACCGGCCCCAGGATCAGCGCGTTGTGGTCCTGCTGACTGATGGCGCCAATACTGCGGGAGAAATCACCCCAGACAAAGCTACCGAAATCGCCGCGGCCGCCAGCATTCGCCTGTACACCATTGGTATTGGCGCCGAGTCCATGGTCCAGCGTGGGCTGCTGGGTTCGCGCCGGGTCAACCCATCCAGGGATCTGGACGAAAACCTGCTAACCCGCATGGCCCAGCAGACCGGCGGGGAGTATTTCCGGGCGCGCAGCCTGCCCGAGCTGGAGCTTATCTACGAGAGCATTGATCGACTGGAACCGATCGAGCTTGAAGGCAAGTTCTATCGGCCGGTAACCGAGCTCTATGTCTGGCCTGCCGGGCTCGCGGTCATTCTGTGGCTGGCGCTGTTCCTCGTCCGCCACGGGCGGGAACTTGTTGCTGAAACCCGCCGGAGCAAGGAGGAGAAAACGCATGTGGGCTGA
- a CDS encoding NAD-glutamate dehydrogenase, which produces MNALTVASKDQFFEQLADAFAKKISKTEAKKISEFAKQHYAHIPLEELVSRRFADTYGAVLAAWQFLQKRSAEETPVAVFNPDLESDGWQSTHTVVFILHPNIPFLIDSLRIAINHREIGTHSIQHSILQVNRDQNGKLEKLHTSKKKASGSDYEAFIVLEIDRHSNPEDLRDLEDTLQNVLHEVRIAVSDFPVVTEKVNEILGELDNTTAGINEEQKEEARAFLEWLARDHFTFLGYDEYDFAKDKSGMVVRRVENSELGILRVNNERPDRVRLNELPQRTRHEMTRSDDIFIFAKSAQRSRVHRPAYPDYIAVKKFNSKGEVVGERRFLGLYTARVYNERPDEIPLLRRKFQSVMKRSGFLRDDYAGKELEQILTVYPRDELFQIEQDELLKVAKSILYIQERRRIELFLREDVYGQFVTCLAFFPRDIYNTELRLKVEQVLVDRLGAEDVEFVTHFSESVLARVQFTIRVPQVENRQLPTAEIREKVIELAQSWRDGLSEALSEAWGEEQGNELYRLWAGGFPASYTDMFSPRRAAIDLEHIASSANNHDLAMSFYRALEEDESTLHFKLFYPDEPLPLSDVMPIFDNLGFRVIGEHPFEVIDRHNKTVWIHDFTLQAHQGTVVDIHRIRPIFEELFRRVWYGEAENDAFNRMLLSSYMSWREIALLRTYARYMRQIRFSNSQTFISNTLVNHVELTRLLLEFFEIRFNPERYQSPGKSQAAQQKLEIEFNAGLENVENLSEDRVLRLYLELIQATLRTNYYQHGESGGPKPYISVKFDPSRIPDMPLPMPMFEIFVYSPRVEGVHLRGGKVARGGLRWSDRFEDYRTEILGLVKAQQVKNAVIVPVGAKGGFVAKRLPDPSDREAFQAEGIEAYKTFIRGLLDITDNLVDAGIAPPERVIRHDDDDHYLVVAADKGTATFSDIANGLAAEYGFWMGDAFASGGSNGYDHKKMGITARGAWVSVERHFREMGINPGLDEFTAIGIGDMGGDVFGNGMLCSEKTKLVAAFNHVHIFVDPSPDPEKSYKERMRLFGLPRSAWTDYDSKLISKGGGVFSRNSKSIPVSPEMKKLLGIKSDRVPPNMLISHILKAQVDLLWVGGIGTYVKAASESHSDVGDKANDGLRINGSDLRCKVVGEGGNLGLTQLGRIEFALKGGRLNTDFIDNSGGVDCSDHEVNMKILLNRAVAMGDLTNKQRNIMLEEMTDDVAELVLKNNYRQTQAISIASEDAATRLEEYRRLMNTFESEGKLNRALEFLPDDETLSERKLDKKGLTRPELSVLISYVKGDLKQTLIDSTLPDDPLLAGEMYKVFPRDLTQKFSKELGEHQLRREIIATQIANDMVNHMGITFVERLNQSTGADAASIALAWIIARDVFRIDNWWDRIEALDFHVSAQLQMELMQDLMRLMRRSVRWLLRNRRAELSIQHHMERFADSVWAITAGLPEYLGDQAKTTWEKRHQALVDAGLPSELASVVSGTGHLYSSLGIIEAHEASGMPLKTVANLYYELGDRLDLNWFASAIASLQPGSHWQALARESFREDLDWQQRALTTGVLKLADKPEDVPACVEAWLSRHQQMIDRWKSMLSELKGVREPEYAMFSVALRELLDLAQSTMHQPHAEVEVQTN; this is translated from the coding sequence ATGAATGCGCTGACAGTGGCCAGCAAGGATCAATTCTTTGAACAGTTGGCTGACGCTTTCGCTAAGAAGATTTCCAAAACCGAAGCCAAGAAAATCAGCGAATTTGCCAAGCAGCATTATGCTCATATTCCCCTTGAAGAGCTGGTCAGTCGACGATTTGCGGATACCTATGGCGCCGTTCTGGCCGCCTGGCAGTTTCTGCAGAAACGGTCTGCCGAGGAAACTCCGGTTGCCGTTTTCAACCCCGACCTGGAGAGTGACGGTTGGCAATCGACTCACACCGTTGTTTTTATACTGCATCCGAACATTCCGTTTCTGATTGATTCCCTGCGCATTGCAATCAACCATCGGGAAATCGGTACCCATTCTATCCAGCACTCGATCCTGCAGGTGAACCGCGACCAGAATGGCAAACTCGAGAAGCTGCACACGTCTAAAAAGAAAGCCTCCGGTTCGGACTACGAGGCGTTCATTGTCCTCGAGATTGATCGGCACAGTAATCCCGAGGATCTCCGTGATCTGGAAGACACCCTGCAGAACGTGCTTCATGAGGTGCGGATCGCTGTCAGCGACTTCCCGGTAGTTACCGAGAAAGTGAACGAGATTCTTGGTGAGTTGGACAACACCACGGCGGGCATTAACGAGGAGCAGAAAGAAGAGGCCAGGGCGTTTCTGGAATGGCTCGCCCGGGACCATTTTACGTTCCTTGGCTACGACGAGTACGACTTTGCCAAGGACAAGAGTGGCATGGTGGTGCGTCGGGTAGAGAATTCCGAACTGGGTATCCTCCGGGTCAATAACGAGCGCCCGGACCGGGTTCGCCTGAACGAACTGCCGCAGCGCACGCGCCACGAGATGACCCGAAGCGATGATATTTTCATCTTCGCCAAATCGGCCCAGCGCTCGCGGGTGCACCGGCCCGCCTACCCGGACTACATCGCAGTCAAGAAATTCAACAGCAAAGGCGAGGTAGTCGGTGAGCGGCGGTTCCTGGGCCTTTACACTGCCCGCGTCTATAACGAGCGGCCGGACGAGATTCCCCTGCTGCGCCGTAAATTCCAGAGCGTGATGAAACGGTCCGGTTTTCTGCGTGACGACTACGCCGGTAAAGAACTCGAGCAGATTCTGACAGTGTATCCCCGGGACGAACTGTTCCAGATCGAGCAGGACGAGCTGCTCAAGGTGGCCAAAAGTATCCTGTACATCCAGGAGCGTCGCCGGATCGAATTGTTCCTGCGGGAAGACGTTTATGGCCAGTTCGTGACCTGCCTGGCGTTCTTTCCGAGGGACATCTACAACACCGAACTACGGCTGAAAGTCGAGCAGGTGCTGGTTGACCGGTTGGGAGCGGAAGACGTCGAGTTTGTCACCCACTTTTCCGAGTCGGTCCTTGCGCGGGTCCAGTTCACCATACGGGTACCCCAGGTCGAGAACCGCCAACTGCCCACGGCGGAGATCCGGGAAAAGGTTATCGAGCTTGCCCAGTCCTGGCGTGATGGGTTGTCTGAAGCCCTGAGTGAGGCCTGGGGCGAAGAGCAGGGCAATGAGCTCTATCGCTTGTGGGCGGGCGGTTTTCCGGCCAGCTACACCGATATGTTCTCGCCAAGGCGAGCGGCGATCGATCTGGAGCATATCGCTTCATCGGCGAACAATCATGACCTTGCCATGAGCTTCTACCGGGCTCTGGAAGAAGACGAGAGCACGCTGCATTTCAAGCTTTTCTACCCGGACGAACCGTTGCCGCTTTCCGATGTGATGCCGATCTTCGACAACCTCGGCTTCCGGGTTATCGGCGAACACCCCTTCGAGGTCATCGACCGGCACAACAAAACGGTGTGGATTCACGACTTCACGCTCCAGGCTCACCAGGGGACTGTTGTCGATATTCATCGTATCCGTCCGATCTTTGAGGAGCTGTTCCGCCGGGTGTGGTACGGAGAAGCGGAAAACGACGCCTTCAACCGGATGCTGCTCTCTTCCTACATGAGCTGGCGGGAAATCGCGCTGTTGCGGACCTACGCCCGGTATATGCGCCAGATACGCTTTTCCAACAGTCAGACCTTTATCTCCAACACGCTGGTGAACCACGTTGAACTGACCCGCCTGCTGCTGGAATTTTTCGAAATACGTTTCAATCCGGAGCGTTACCAGAGCCCCGGGAAGAGCCAGGCGGCCCAGCAGAAACTGGAAATCGAATTCAATGCCGGCCTCGAAAATGTGGAGAACCTCAGTGAGGACCGGGTGCTTCGGCTCTACCTGGAATTGATCCAGGCGACCCTGCGTACCAACTACTACCAGCATGGCGAGTCCGGTGGTCCCAAGCCCTACATCAGCGTGAAGTTTGATCCATCCCGGATTCCGGACATGCCATTGCCCATGCCGATGTTCGAGATTTTCGTGTACTCGCCGCGCGTCGAAGGCGTACACCTGCGGGGTGGCAAGGTCGCCCGCGGCGGCTTGCGCTGGTCAGACCGGTTTGAGGATTACCGCACCGAGATTCTGGGGCTGGTCAAGGCCCAGCAGGTCAAGAATGCGGTTATCGTGCCGGTCGGCGCCAAAGGTGGCTTTGTGGCCAAGCGCCTGCCGGATCCGTCGGACAGGGAAGCTTTCCAGGCCGAGGGCATCGAAGCCTATAAGACATTTATCCGGGGGTTGCTGGATATCACCGACAATCTGGTGGATGCCGGCATTGCGCCGCCGGAACGGGTGATCCGTCATGACGACGACGATCATTACCTGGTTGTGGCGGCTGACAAGGGTACGGCAACCTTCTCGGACATCGCCAATGGTCTGGCCGCGGAATACGGTTTCTGGATGGGCGATGCCTTCGCCTCCGGCGGAAGCAATGGTTACGACCACAAGAAAATGGGCATCACGGCCCGGGGTGCCTGGGTCTCTGTAGAGCGGCATTTCCGGGAAATGGGCATCAACCCCGGACTGGATGAGTTCACCGCCATTGGCATTGGCGACATGGGTGGTGATGTCTTCGGCAATGGCATGTTGTGCTCAGAGAAGACCAAGCTGGTCGCTGCTTTCAACCACGTGCATATCTTTGTCGACCCTTCACCGGATCCGGAGAAGAGCTACAAGGAACGGATGCGTCTGTTCGGACTTCCGCGATCCGCCTGGACCGATTACGACAGCAAACTGATTTCCAAGGGAGGCGGGGTTTTCAGCCGGAATTCGAAATCTATCCCGGTCAGCCCGGAAATGAAGAAACTGCTGGGTATCAAATCGGATCGGGTGCCACCAAACATGCTGATCTCGCACATCCTCAAAGCCCAGGTCGATCTGCTCTGGGTCGGTGGCATTGGCACCTATGTGAAAGCCGCCAGCGAATCCCACAGTGATGTGGGCGACAAGGCCAACGATGGTCTGCGGATCAACGGTTCGGATCTTCGCTGCAAGGTGGTCGGTGAGGGCGGCAACCTTGGGCTTACCCAGCTCGGTCGCATTGAATTTGCGCTCAAGGGCGGACGCCTGAACACGGACTTTATCGACAACTCCGGCGGTGTGGATTGTTCTGACCACGAGGTCAACATGAAGATCCTGCTCAACCGGGCCGTTGCCATGGGTGATCTCACTAACAAGCAGCGCAACATCATGCTTGAGGAGATGACCGATGACGTCGCGGAGTTGGTGCTCAAGAACAACTACCGTCAGACCCAGGCCATCAGTATTGCCAGCGAGGATGCAGCGACCCGGCTGGAAGAGTATCGCCGGCTGATGAATACCTTTGAGAGCGAGGGCAAGCTCAATCGTGCCCTGGAGTTCCTGCCCGATGACGAGACCCTGTCCGAGCGCAAGCTGGACAAGAAAGGGCTGACTCGGCCGGAACTGTCGGTACTCATTTCCTATGTGAAGGGCGACCTGAAGCAGACCCTGATCGACAGCACCCTGCCTGACGATCCCCTTCTGGCCGGTGAAATGTACAAGGTGTTTCCCAGGGATCTGACCCAGAAATTCTCGAAGGAGCTGGGAGAGCATCAGCTGCGGCGTGAAATCATCGCGACACAGATTGCCAATGACATGGTCAACCACATGGGGATTACCTTTGTGGAGCGTTTGAACCAGTCTACGGGTGCCGATGCCGCCTCTATTGCTCTGGCCTGGATTATCGCCCGTGACGTGTTCCGCATTGATAACTGGTGGGACAGGATTGAAGCCCTGGATTTCCATGTCTCAGCCCAGCTGCAGATGGAGCTGATGCAGGACCTGATGCGCCTGATGCGCCGTTCGGTGCGCTGGCTGTTACGCAACCGTCGGGCGGAGCTGAGCATTCAGCACCACATGGAGCGCTTTGCCGACAGCGTCTGGGCGATTACAGCGGGGCTGCCCGAGTATCTTGGTGATCAGGCGAAAACCACCTGGGAGAAACGGCATCAAGCTCTGGTGGATGCCGGGCTGCCATCAGAGCTGGCGTCCGTGGTTTCGGGTACCGGCCACCTGTACTCGTCTCTGGGTATCATCGAGGCCCACGAAGCCTCTGGCATGCCACTGAAGACGGTGGCCAATCTCTACTATGAGCTGGGTGACCGCCTGGATCTGAACTGGTTCGCGAGCGCCATTGCATCGCTGCAGCCCGGCTCACACTGGCAGGCCCTGGCCCGGGAAAGTTTCCGGGAAGATCTCGACTGGCAGCAGCGGGCGCTAACCACAGGTGTTTTGAAGCTGGCAGACAAGCCGGAAGACGTGCCGGCCTGCGTGGAGGCGTGGCTGTCCCGCCATCAGCAGATGATCGACCGCTGGAAATCCATGCTTTCCGAGCTCAAGGGTGTGCGGGAGCCGGAGTACGCCATGTTCTCCGTGGCGCTGCGTGAGTTGCTGGATCTGGCCCAGAGCACCATGCATCAGCCTCATGCGGAGGTGGAGGTGCAGACCAACTGA
- a CDS encoding AAA family ATPase codes for MSLQHTFGELREQLAKRIIGQEKLVDRLLIALLADGHLLVEGAPGLAKTTAIKALADHLEGDFHRIQFTPDLLPSDVTGSEIYRPETGQFEFQRGPIFHNLVLADEINRAPAKVQSALLEAMGERQISVGMRTFPLDRLFLVMATQNPIEQEGTYPLPEAQLDRFLMHVVIHYPSAEAEKAILQLARNDYRHGLPKTDLRLTPDQVFDARAEVANIYMAEPVEQYLLALVLATRDPAALDPELARWTAFGASPRGTIALDRCARALAWLDGRDYVTPDDVRAMAFDVLRHRILLTFEAEAEGMTADTVIERLIERVPVSA; via the coding sequence ATGTCGCTACAGCATACGTTCGGTGAGTTACGGGAACAGTTAGCCAAACGGATAATCGGGCAGGAAAAACTGGTGGATCGTCTGCTGATCGCGCTTCTTGCCGACGGCCACCTGCTCGTAGAAGGCGCCCCGGGGCTGGCAAAAACCACGGCGATCAAGGCGCTTGCCGACCATCTGGAAGGCGACTTTCACAGAATCCAGTTTACGCCAGACCTGCTGCCCTCAGACGTTACGGGCAGTGAAATCTACCGCCCGGAAACCGGGCAGTTCGAATTCCAGCGAGGCCCCATCTTCCACAACCTGGTGCTTGCGGATGAAATCAACCGTGCGCCTGCCAAGGTGCAGTCTGCCCTTCTCGAGGCCATGGGTGAACGCCAGATCAGCGTCGGGATGCGCACGTTTCCGCTGGACCGGCTGTTCCTGGTGATGGCCACCCAGAATCCCATTGAGCAGGAAGGTACCTACCCGCTGCCCGAAGCCCAGCTGGACCGCTTTCTGATGCACGTGGTTATCCACTACCCGTCGGCGGAAGCGGAGAAGGCCATCCTGCAACTGGCCCGTAACGATTATCGTCACGGCCTTCCGAAAACGGACCTTCGCCTGACGCCAGACCAGGTGTTTGATGCCCGCGCGGAAGTCGCGAACATCTACATGGCGGAACCCGTAGAGCAATATTTGTTGGCCCTGGTGCTGGCAACCCGCGACCCGGCGGCACTGGACCCGGAACTGGCCCGATGGACAGCCTTCGGCGCCAGCCCCCGTGGCACCATCGCCCTGGACCGCTGCGCCCGGGCGTTGGCCTGGCTAGACGGCCGGGATTACGTAACACCCGACGATGTCCGAGCCATGGCCTTCGATGTGCTACGACACCGCATCCTCCTCACGTTCGAAGCAGAGGCCGAAGGCATGACCGCTGACACGGTTATCGAACGGCTGATCGAACGTGTTCCGGTGAGCGCCTGA